The Pseudoliparis swirei isolate HS2019 ecotype Mariana Trench chromosome 1, NWPU_hadal_v1, whole genome shotgun sequence genome has a window encoding:
- the rprd2a gene encoding regulation of nuclear pre-mRNA domain-containing protein 2a, whose amino-acid sequence MAAGAGAAAGGSLDSTLEKKFRGVSNTMDSIQGLSSWCIDNKKYHSLIVRHWIKCLRKSNTSHRLNLFFVANDVIQNCKRKNAIVYRTAFADMLPEAFLLVGNEGDPKVIKSVERILSIWEERGVYSGTLITELRSSLVKDESPPETPGEQKTPVESKADLHSKIVAEFVPQALVEELSKYKKSLEEVDMREKQLAAMRIDICSSDALKRLKDKAGGKKFSKDFEEGSAQLQEFVKFFDKQIETGPPVMEALKNADIFYEMQYKEVKIVANAYQTFANRVSHLKRKLDTLKANLPDLDESPIPSPSADAPSPTGSESPFRGLELAHPDSDLDGCAMDDEAEPPAPSPLSSPGGSPKRTPALGQNDNREVEDMELSEEEIEGGGIIVEEQSECCTNPKVSSKTETSVATEQLAIQVTAPVAAPIAVPIVAPIAAPAAARVVASVATPIAAPAVAPVAGPVVAPAEAHVVGPAAAVESVDLGKIGSILNSLNSVMKNTGPSVESPPAAAPAGSSLKTTPAVSVASQDASSLVNLLSKVDVSPTDLIGALSEVQGITSLLKSPTANVPSDSSRTGKIPPSPSSASAVASQSPSLSSVAPEPSSHSATAPQSTSAQAPSQTSNPASALVQALHREMDLTTPEPSLSSKSLESKIHNFLQGNPAFNAFGIGLAKNPVPGGDNLSPVTGTDPQGGTPVRDEGGGTPTQDEIMDTHVVENQSSVGETPQPAPAAYQSCKPGVQPDGAQNGQLYQYGKPNMSEHGVTAPGAHYQQLSAQAGGPMPGEGAPGSASSSQTMEDFQRVSESGWYGDANPEGNSLQPRGYNVTAPGEAGENHRSELHPHKADHFQDPQEFPPQQGAITSPDFFRSNLPPVPKFPPPPRVFDGPPPAAGSMMMPQQPQPQPGLSAGRGKGPGTRGKGVVGGNVVHDHKHASIFHPDDSLYDAQRPRPEDFPPHPDELRHRDGLFFPDEGYHHPEDPYYGPGHPPHHFPRGRGRLTPPRSPSEDPYYNPDYQRHSPPPPQYAPRRPPPHFEIHHPGLRPPHRPPLPAHHPHPRGPPRPPFPRFHGPNPRLRDKRPGPRGGGPPGPMFPPKRPFLPPRY is encoded by the exons cTAATACCTCACACAGACTCAACCTTTTTTTCGTCGCCAACGATGTCATTCAGAACTGCAAAAGGAAAAATGCCATTGTTTACCGTACGGCGTTCGCCGACATGCTCCCCGAAGCCTTCTTGCTGGTCGG CAATGAAGGTGACCCCAAAGTAATTAAATCAGTGGAGAGGATACTGTCCATCTGGGAGGAGCGGGGGGTGTACTCGGGCACGCTCATCACCGAGCTCAGGAGCAGCTTAGTCAAAGACGAGTCTCCTCCCGAGACACCTGGAGAGCAAAAAA CTCCAGTTGAGTCTAAAGCAGATCTACACTCCAAGATTGTTGCGGAGTTTGTG CCCCAAGCGCTAGTCGAGGAACTATCCAAGTACAAAaagtctctggaggaggtggacatGAGAGAAAAACAGCTGGCGGCGATGAGGATCGACATCTGCAGCTCTGATGCCCTGAAGAGACTCAAAG ATAAGGCCGGAGGAAAGAAATTTTCGAAGGACTTTGAAGAAGGAAGTGCCCAACTACAGGAGTTTGTTAAGTTCTTCGACAAACAAATCGAAACGGGGCCCCCTGTCATGGAGGCGCTCAAGAACGCAGACATCTTCTACGAGATGCAGTACAAGGAGGTCAAGATTGTTgctaat GCCTACCAGACGTTCGCCAATCGGGTGTCTCATCTGAAGCGTAAACTGGACACCCTGAAGGCCAACCTGCCAGACCTGGACGAGTCGCCCATCCCCTCGCCCTCTGCAGACGCGCCGTCTCCAACCGGATCGGAGTCCCCTTTTCGTGGTCTGGAATTGGCCCATCCCGATTCCGACCTCGACGGCTGCGCCATGGACGACGAGGCCGAGCCGCCGGCCCCGAGCCCGCTGTCCTCGCCGGGAGGATCCCCCAAACGCACGCCGGCTCTCGGCCAGAACGACAACCGGGAAGTTGAAGACATGGAGCTCTCTGAGGAGGAAATTGAAGGCGGCGGCATTATAG TTGAGGAGCAGAGTGAATGCTGCACCAACCCAAAGGTGTCTTCAAAAACAGAGACATCAGTAGCAACAGAGCAGCTCGCCATACAGGTCACGGCTCCTGTAGCGGCCCCGATAGCGGTTCCTATAGTGGCTCCTATAGCGGCTCCTGCAGCGGCCCGTGTAGTGGCTTCTGTAGCGACTCCTATAGCGGCCCCTGCAGTGGCCCCTGTAGCGGGCCCTGTAGTGGCTCCTGCAGAGGCCCATGTCGTGGGCCCTGCAGCTGCAGTGGAAAGTGTCGACTTGGGTAAAATTGGCTCCATCCTCAACAGTTTGAACTCGGTCATGAAGAACACAG GACCATCAGTTGAAAGTCCTCCTGCGGCGGCCCCGGCTGGTTCCTCGTTGAAGACGACACCTGCTGTCTCTGTGGCCTCTCAGGATGCCAGTTCACTGGTTAACCTCCTCTCGAAGGTGGACGTGAGTCCTACGGACCTCATCGGTGCTCTCTCCGAAGTCCAAG GCATCACTTCTCTTCTGAAAAGCCCCACTGCAAATGTCCCCTCAGACTCCTCCAGAACAGGCAAgattcctccttctccctcatcTGCATCAGCAGTGGCCTCTCAGagcccgtctctctcctctgttgcaCCGGAGCCTTCCTCACACAGCGCCACTGCTCCGCAGAGCACAAGCGCTCAGGCCCCCTCCCAGACTTCCAACCCAGCCTCCGCCCTGGTCCAAGCTCTCCACAGAGAAATGGATTTGACGACGCCAGAACCGTCCCTGTCTTCAAAGAGTTTAGAGTCTAAAATCCACAACTTCCTGCAGGGCAACCCCGCTTTTAATGCATTTGGCATTGGCCTTGCTAAGAACCCTGTGCCGGGAGGCGATAACCTCAGCCCGGTAACCGGGACAGACCCCCAGGGTGGGACGCCGGTGCGGGATGAGGGCGGAGGCACCCCAACTCAAGATGAGATCATGGACACGCATGTGGTGGAAAACCAGTCATCGGTTGGAGAAACTCCTCAACCGGCCCCTGCTGCATACCAGAGCTGCAAGCCCGGCGTGCAGCCCGACGGGGCCCAGAACGGGCAGCTCTACCAGTATGGCAAACCCAATATGTCGGAGCATGGCGTTACCGCACCTGGTGCACATTACCAGCAGCTTTCTGCCCAAGCCGGAGGGCCGATGCCGGGAGAAGGAGCCCCAGGCAGCgccagcagctcacagacaaTGGAAGACTTTCAAAGGGTGAGTGAAAGTGGTTGGTATGGTGACGCTAACCCGGAGGGGAACTCTCTGCAGCCCAGAGGCTACAATGTGACGGCGCCCGGGGAGGCTGGAGAAAACCACAGGTCAGAACTTCATCCACACAAAGCGGATCACTTTCAGGATCCTCAAGAGTTTCCCCCGCAGCAGGGTGCCATCACGTCCCCTGATTTCTTCAGAAGCAACCTCCCTCCTGTCCCCAagttccctccccctcctcgagTCTTTGACGGGCCTCCTCCCGCGGCCGGCAGTATGATGATGCCGCAGCAGCCGCAGCCGCAGCCGGGGCTGAGCGCAGGCCGAGGCAAAGGGCCCGGGACCCGAGGCAAAGGGGTCGTCGGTGGGAATGTGGTCCACGACCATAAACACGCATCCATATTCCATCCCGACGATTCGCTGTATGATGCTCAGCGGCCTCGCCCTGAGGACTTCCCTCCTCACCCAGACGAGCTGCGTCACCGTGACGGCCTTTTCTTTCCAGACGAAGGTTACCACCACCCGGAGGATCCGTATTACGGACCAGGCCACCCGCCGCACCACTTCCCCAGAGGTCGAGGGCGCCTCACTCCCCCTCGCTCCCCCTCAGAGGACCCTTACTACAACCCCGACTACCAGCGGCacagcccccctcctccgcaatACGCTCCGAGGAGACCGCCGcctcattttgaaattcatcatCCCGGTCTACGGCCTCCACATCGGCCTCCCCTCCCGGCACACCACCCGCACCCCAGAGGGCCCCCGCGACCACCATTCCCTCGGTTCCACGGCCCCAATCCAAGGTTGAGAGACAAACGTCCAGGGCCAAGAGGAGGCGGACCCCCCGGACCAATGTTCCCCCCGAAAAGACCCTTCCTTCCCCCGCGGTACTGA